The Mycobacterium paragordonae genome includes a region encoding these proteins:
- a CDS encoding DUF732 domain-containing protein: MVVARTIALIVLSVGLAAPAYADATDDAFITNLNTSGMNFGAPDKAIQIAKTVVCGSLKDNPSTSNAELTTKVTGATNWPALNAAYFTGAAIQAYCPQYGSLTPPSVPSKVPTAPSTAPPTPSTSPVQSA, from the coding sequence ATGGTGGTGGCGAGAACCATCGCGTTGATAGTCCTTTCCGTGGGGTTGGCCGCGCCGGCCTATGCGGACGCGACAGACGACGCGTTCATCACGAACCTCAACACCTCGGGTATGAATTTCGGGGCTCCCGACAAGGCGATCCAGATCGCGAAAACGGTTGTCTGCGGCTCGCTCAAGGACAACCCCAGCACCAGCAATGCCGAGCTGACCACCAAGGTCACCGGTGCGACGAACTGGCCGGCACTCAACGCCGCCTACTTCACCGGCGCGGCGATCCAGGCCTACTGCCCGCAGTACGGCTCCCTCACGCCGCCGAGCGTTCCCAGCAAGGTTCCCACCGCCCCGAGCACGGCTCCGCCGACGCCGTCCACGTCGCCCGTGCAGAGCGCCTGA